A region of Argentina anserina chromosome 5, drPotAnse1.1, whole genome shotgun sequence DNA encodes the following proteins:
- the LOC126796337 gene encoding coiled-coil domain-containing protein SCD2-like isoform X2 — MDRRRPASPVYARQWSGGSSSPGSSPAHPQSRLNPSATGLSTVKRNQNFAAKAAAQRLAQVMASQTTADEDDDEDDGLGFRFPARQPLPPSSYSSNGANNGGNGLPAISTTRPTRSPSPAFPRNFVEHTTSVRSASAGRSSVSVRAGNVVLASKTSIRTPVSIPPIDPPSNRTRDKRFTRDIGQVNSLAPGDEREVAALRDELDMVQEENENILDKLRTAEERCEQAEARAKELEKQVATLGEGVSLEARLLSRKEEKLRQRQAALDAARQNEDGKDKEIATLHSEVENLKDSAEAAAEKLREAESEAHSLRSKTQRMILTQEEMEEVVLKRCWLSRYWGLAVQHGICADIAESKHEHWSSLAPLPYEVIISAGQKAKEESWEKSGDDPDRSNLGRDLSDLTGEGNIESMLSVEMGLRELASLKVEDAVALALARHRRPDSIRQSAFKLSEEEINDIRFKEAWLAYFWKRAIVHGVEDDIADDRLQLWISHMSRSTTQSPTSHDAVDVEGGLLELRKLGIEKQLWEASRKEIDHPNSDITYNHNHRSSADFDTYSL, encoded by the exons ATGGATCGGAGGAGACCCGCGAGTCCAGTCTACGCGCGCCAGTGGAGCGGAGGCTCCAGCAGCCCCGGCTCATCTCCGGCGCATCCTCAGTCGCGCCTTAATCCCTCCGCCACTGGATTATCCACCGTCAAGAGGAACCAGAACTTCGCCGCGAAAGCCGCCGCGCAGCGCCTGGCGCAGGTCATGGCGTCGCAGACCACCGCCGATGAAGACGACGACGAAGACGATGGTCTCGGTTTCCGGTTCCCTGCGCGCCAGCCTCTTCCACCGTCGTCTTACTCCAGCAATGGCGCCAATAACGGCGGGAACGGTCTTCCGGCGATTTCGACCACTCGGCCTACTAGATCTCCGTCGCCGGCG TTTCCTCGGAACTTTGTAGAGCATACTACTTCAGTTCGTTCGGCATCAGCAGGAAGATCTTCAGTGTCGGTTCGTGCAGGGAATGTAGTGTTAGCCAGCAAGACCTCTATTAGGACTCCGGTATCCATACCTCCGATTGATCCTCCTTCAAATCGAACAAGAGATAAAAG GTTTACACGGGACATTGGACAGGTTAACTCACTAGCTCCAGGAGATGAGCGTGAAGTTGCTGCTCTACGTGATGAG CTTGATATGGtccaagaagaaaatgagaatatTCTTGACAAG CTTCGAACTGCTGAAGAAAGGTGTGAACAAGCAGAAGCCAGAGCTAAGGAGCTTGAGAAACAG GTTGCAACACTAGGTGAAGGTGTATCCCTGGAAGCCAGATTGTTGAGCAG GAAGGAGGAGAAGTTGCGTCAAAGACAG GCTGCTCTAGATGCTGCAAGACAAAATGAGGATGGGAAAGATAAGGAAATTGCTACTCTTCATTCAGAAGTTGAG AACCTAAAGGACAGTGCTGAAGCAGCAGCTGAAAAACTCCGAGAAGCAGAATCTGAAGCACACAGTCTTCGGTCAAAGACGCAAAGAATGATTTTAACTCAAGAGGAGATG GAGGAAGTTGTTCTCAAGAGATGTTGGCTTTCTCGCTACTGGGGTTTAGCTGTGCAGCATG GAATATGTGCGGATATAGCAGAATCAAAGCATGAACATTGGTCATCTTTAGCTCCTCTTCCATATGAAGTCATCATTTCTGCTGGACAAAAGGCCAAGGAGGAATCTTGGGAAAAAA GTGGTGATGATCCAGATAGAAGTAATTTAGGTCGTGATTTGAGTGATCTCACTGGGGAAGGAAATATTGAGAGTATGCTTTCTGTGGAAATGGGATTGAGGGAATTAGCATCTCTAAAG GTTGAGGATGCTGTCGCACTTGCATTGGCCCGACATAGACGTCCAGATTCCATTCGGCAGTCAGCATTTA AACTCAGTGAAGAGGAGATTAATGATATTCGTTTTAAAGAG GCTTGGCTGGCTTACTTTTGGAAAAGAGCTATAGTACATGGTGTCGAGGATGATATAGCAGATGACAGGCTTCAATTATGGATAAGCCACATGAGCCGTAGCACCACACAGTCACCGACTTCACATGATGCTGTGGATG TGGAGGGAGGTTTGTTGGAGCTGAGGAAGTTGGGAATTGAAAAGCAACTCTGGGAAGCATCACGTAAGGAAATTGATCATCCCAACTCGGATATTACTTATAACCACAATCACAGATCTTCTGCAGATTTTGACACCTATTCGTTATGA
- the LOC126796337 gene encoding coiled-coil domain-containing protein SCD2-like isoform X1 has translation MDRRRPASPVYARQWSGGSSSPGSSPAHPQSRLNPSATGLSTVKRNQNFAAKAAAQRLAQVMASQTTADEDDDEDDGLGFRFPARQPLPPSSYSSNGANNGGNGLPAISTTRPTRSPSPAFPRNFVEHTTSVRSASAGRSSVSVRAGNVVLASKTSIRTPVSIPPIDPPSNRTRDKRFTRDIGQVNSLAPGDEREVAALRDELDMVQEENENILDKLRTAEERCEQAEARAKELEKQVATLGEGVSLEARLLSRKEEKLRQRQAALDAARQNEDGKDKEIATLHSEVENLKDSAEAAAEKLREAESEAHSLRSKTQRMILTQEEMEEVVLKRCWLSRYWGLAVQHGICADIAESKHEHWSSLAPLPYEVIISAGQKAKEESWEKSGDDPDRSNLGRDLSDLTGEGNIESMLSVEMGLRELASLKVEDAVALALARHRRPDSIRQSAFNSKSTGDPKFMEAFELSEEEINDIRFKEAWLAYFWKRAIVHGVEDDIADDRLQLWISHMSRSTTQSPTSHDAVDVEGGLLELRKLGIEKQLWEASRKEIDHPNSDITYNHNHRSSADFDTYSL, from the exons ATGGATCGGAGGAGACCCGCGAGTCCAGTCTACGCGCGCCAGTGGAGCGGAGGCTCCAGCAGCCCCGGCTCATCTCCGGCGCATCCTCAGTCGCGCCTTAATCCCTCCGCCACTGGATTATCCACCGTCAAGAGGAACCAGAACTTCGCCGCGAAAGCCGCCGCGCAGCGCCTGGCGCAGGTCATGGCGTCGCAGACCACCGCCGATGAAGACGACGACGAAGACGATGGTCTCGGTTTCCGGTTCCCTGCGCGCCAGCCTCTTCCACCGTCGTCTTACTCCAGCAATGGCGCCAATAACGGCGGGAACGGTCTTCCGGCGATTTCGACCACTCGGCCTACTAGATCTCCGTCGCCGGCG TTTCCTCGGAACTTTGTAGAGCATACTACTTCAGTTCGTTCGGCATCAGCAGGAAGATCTTCAGTGTCGGTTCGTGCAGGGAATGTAGTGTTAGCCAGCAAGACCTCTATTAGGACTCCGGTATCCATACCTCCGATTGATCCTCCTTCAAATCGAACAAGAGATAAAAG GTTTACACGGGACATTGGACAGGTTAACTCACTAGCTCCAGGAGATGAGCGTGAAGTTGCTGCTCTACGTGATGAG CTTGATATGGtccaagaagaaaatgagaatatTCTTGACAAG CTTCGAACTGCTGAAGAAAGGTGTGAACAAGCAGAAGCCAGAGCTAAGGAGCTTGAGAAACAG GTTGCAACACTAGGTGAAGGTGTATCCCTGGAAGCCAGATTGTTGAGCAG GAAGGAGGAGAAGTTGCGTCAAAGACAG GCTGCTCTAGATGCTGCAAGACAAAATGAGGATGGGAAAGATAAGGAAATTGCTACTCTTCATTCAGAAGTTGAG AACCTAAAGGACAGTGCTGAAGCAGCAGCTGAAAAACTCCGAGAAGCAGAATCTGAAGCACACAGTCTTCGGTCAAAGACGCAAAGAATGATTTTAACTCAAGAGGAGATG GAGGAAGTTGTTCTCAAGAGATGTTGGCTTTCTCGCTACTGGGGTTTAGCTGTGCAGCATG GAATATGTGCGGATATAGCAGAATCAAAGCATGAACATTGGTCATCTTTAGCTCCTCTTCCATATGAAGTCATCATTTCTGCTGGACAAAAGGCCAAGGAGGAATCTTGGGAAAAAA GTGGTGATGATCCAGATAGAAGTAATTTAGGTCGTGATTTGAGTGATCTCACTGGGGAAGGAAATATTGAGAGTATGCTTTCTGTGGAAATGGGATTGAGGGAATTAGCATCTCTAAAG GTTGAGGATGCTGTCGCACTTGCATTGGCCCGACATAGACGTCCAGATTCCATTCGGCAGTCAGCATTTA ATTCAAAGTCAACCGGTGATCCCAAGTTTATGGAGGCTTTTG AACTCAGTGAAGAGGAGATTAATGATATTCGTTTTAAAGAG GCTTGGCTGGCTTACTTTTGGAAAAGAGCTATAGTACATGGTGTCGAGGATGATATAGCAGATGACAGGCTTCAATTATGGATAAGCCACATGAGCCGTAGCACCACACAGTCACCGACTTCACATGATGCTGTGGATG TGGAGGGAGGTTTGTTGGAGCTGAGGAAGTTGGGAATTGAAAAGCAACTCTGGGAAGCATCACGTAAGGAAATTGATCATCCCAACTCGGATATTACTTATAACCACAATCACAGATCTTCTGCAGATTTTGACACCTATTCGTTATGA
- the LOC126794921 gene encoding acyl carrier protein 1, chloroplastic-like, translating into MASLSATILCSFQSLQSHTIKTSLQVTRTSLVSTGWGKGGFTSLRTSRFRICSAAKPETVQKVVEIVRKQLALPAESEVTPDSKFSTLGADSLDTVEIVMGLEEEFDINVEEDNSQNITTVQEAADLIEQLIEKKTQA; encoded by the exons ATGGCTTCCCTTTCAGCTACCATTCTCTGCAGCTTCCAGTCCTTGCAAAGCCATACAATCAAGACTAGCCTGCAG gtaACAAGAACAAGCTTGGTATCTACTGGCTGGGGGAAGGGTGGCTTCACTTCTTTGAGAACTTCCCGTTTTCGCATCTGCTCTGCT GCCAAGCCGGAGACAGTGCAAAAGGTGGTCGAGATTGTGAGGAAGCAACTGGCTTTGCCGGCGGAGTCCGAGGTCACACCGGACTCCAAGTTCTCAACACTTGGTGCCGATTCTCTTGACACT GTGGAGATAGTGATGGGTTTGGAGGAAGAGTTTGACATCAACGTGGAAGAGGACAACTCTCAGAACATAACCACGGTTCAAGAAGCGGCTGATTTGATAGAGCAGCTCATTGAGAAGAAAACACAAGCTTGA